In a single window of the Rhodoferax saidenbachensis genome:
- a CDS encoding methyl-accepting chemotaxis protein, with product MKLNNVRVGTRLGASFAVILLLLATMLLVSIWRLESTSAAVKEMMATPLAKERLLDEQLRNVAVGVTRGKAIAKSADASLEALFSDEAKASTARGNEIVKALAELPVTDGEKPLLEKFNAARTAYLGARDPMMAAKRAGNHEEATRIYDTQFAVVGPAYVAALKAVLDFQRASIDDMNASIAADAASGKMRLALLGGIAILLGAVLAVMLTRSITRPLASAVTAAHDFAEGNLTTALQSDGKDEPAQLLQAMEGMRTSLARVVANVRTGSESVATASSEIAQGNNDLSARTEQQASALEETAASMEELSSTVKQNADNARQANQLAMSASTVAIQGGEVVGQVVETMKGINEASRKISDIISVIDGIAFQTNILALNAAVEAARAGEQGRGFAVVASEVRSLAGRSAEAAKEIKTLISASVDRVEQGTSLVDKAGVTMTEVVSSIKRVTDIMGEISAASNEQATGVAQVGEAVTQMDQATQQNAALVEEMAAAASSLKGQANELVQVVATFKLAPGEHRATPAAQPYKASAATSTFSAPKPAFKKPQPSALKAPAKPVAKPTTKPLPQLGSSKPTPKAPAPAKGGDEDWETF from the coding sequence ATGAAACTGAATAATGTGCGCGTTGGAACTCGATTGGGGGCCAGTTTTGCAGTCATCCTGCTGTTGTTGGCGACCATGCTGCTGGTCAGCATCTGGCGGCTGGAGAGCACCTCGGCGGCCGTCAAGGAAATGATGGCCACACCGCTGGCCAAGGAGCGGCTGCTGGACGAGCAACTGCGCAACGTGGCGGTGGGTGTCACCCGCGGCAAGGCCATTGCCAAGAGTGCCGACGCCTCACTGGAAGCGCTGTTCAGCGATGAAGCCAAGGCCTCTACTGCCCGTGGCAATGAAATCGTCAAGGCGCTGGCGGAGTTGCCGGTGACCGACGGTGAAAAGCCGCTGCTGGAGAAATTCAACGCTGCACGCACCGCCTACCTGGGCGCCCGCGACCCGATGATGGCGGCCAAGCGTGCCGGCAACCACGAGGAAGCCACCCGCATTTACGACACCCAGTTTGCCGTCGTCGGCCCCGCCTATGTCGCTGCGCTGAAAGCTGTGCTGGACTTCCAGCGCGCCAGCATTGACGACATGAATGCCAGCATTGCCGCAGATGCGGCCAGCGGCAAGATGCGCTTGGCGCTGCTGGGTGGCATTGCCATCCTGTTGGGCGCCGTGTTGGCCGTGATGTTGACACGCTCCATCACCCGCCCTCTGGCTTCTGCCGTGACGGCCGCGCATGACTTCGCCGAAGGCAACCTGACTACCGCACTGCAATCCGATGGCAAAGACGAACCCGCGCAACTGCTGCAAGCCATGGAAGGCATGCGCACCAGTCTGGCCCGCGTCGTCGCCAACGTGCGCACGGGCTCCGAATCGGTCGCCACCGCCAGTTCCGAAATCGCCCAAGGCAACAACGACCTGAGCGCCCGCACAGAGCAACAAGCCAGTGCGCTGGAAGAAACCGCTGCGTCCATGGAAGAGCTCAGCTCCACCGTCAAGCAAAACGCGGACAACGCGCGCCAAGCCAACCAGTTGGCCATGAGCGCATCCACCGTCGCCATCCAGGGCGGTGAAGTGGTGGGCCAGGTGGTTGAGACCATGAAGGGCATCAACGAAGCCAGCCGCAAGATCAGCGACATCATCAGTGTGATCGACGGCATTGCCTTCCAGACCAACATCCTGGCGCTGAATGCGGCCGTCGAAGCCGCCCGGGCCGGTGAACAGGGCCGCGGTTTTGCCGTGGTGGCCTCTGAAGTGCGCAGCCTGGCCGGCCGCAGCGCTGAAGCCGCCAAGGAGATCAAGACCCTGATCAGCGCCAGCGTGGACCGCGTGGAGCAAGGCACCAGTCTGGTTGACAAAGCCGGTGTGACCATGACCGAGGTGGTCAGCAGCATCAAACGTGTCACCGACATCATGGGCGAGATCAGCGCAGCCAGCAACGAACAGGCCACAGGAGTCGCACAAGTCGGCGAAGCTGTGACCCAAATGGACCAAGCCACGCAGCAGAACGCAGCGCTGGTGGAAGAGATGGCCGCCGCTGCCTCCAGCCTCAAGGGCCAGGCCAACGAGCTGGTGCAAGTGGTTGCCACCTTCAAATTGGCCCCCGGAGAGCACCGCGCCACACCGGCCGCGCAGCCCTACAAAGCATCCGCTGCAACCAGCACCTTTTCTGCC
- a CDS encoding methyl-accepting chemotaxis protein, protein MNFNTMRVSSRLGLAFSLVVAVAIISAALAIVKLSDIQNNLQEVVQVNNVKTKLNQDMAEAVHIVSRVMRTVILLDNKADREQEMRKITQARAEYDAAWTALEAFPASEKGKANRLKISEASKVARPLNDKVIQLALTGGNETQARELLMASAGPAVTAWQEALDDNIALQEATSLAQYHDAEANYIQARTVLLSANALSVALAIVLAWWVTRSITHQLGGEPSDAAQLAQSVANGNLATTIHLKAGDRSSMLAQLKVMQESLSKVVSSVRAGSEAVAAASAQIAQGNNDLSGRTEEQASALEETAASMEELSSTVTQNADNARQANQLAQSASTVAIQGGQVVGQVVETMKGINESSRKISDIISVIDGIAFQTNILALNAAVEAARAGEQGRGFAVVAAEVRSLAGRSAEAAKEIKLLINASVERVESGSALVDQAGMTMSEVVGAIQRVTDIMGEISAASTEQSQGVEQIGEAVSQMDQVTQQNAALVEEMAAAASSLKSQAQELVKVVATFELLPASV, encoded by the coding sequence ATGAATTTCAATACGATGCGGGTCTCCAGCCGACTGGGCCTGGCCTTCAGTCTGGTAGTCGCGGTGGCGATCATTTCTGCCGCGCTGGCCATCGTCAAGCTGTCGGATATCCAGAACAACCTGCAGGAAGTGGTGCAGGTCAATAACGTCAAGACCAAGCTCAACCAGGACATGGCCGAAGCCGTGCATATTGTTTCGCGTGTGATGCGAACGGTGATCCTGCTCGACAACAAGGCCGACCGTGAGCAGGAAATGCGCAAGATCACCCAGGCGCGCGCGGAATACGACGCGGCATGGACCGCGCTGGAAGCCTTTCCGGCCAGTGAAAAGGGCAAGGCCAACCGCCTCAAAATCTCGGAGGCCAGCAAAGTCGCCCGGCCCCTGAATGACAAAGTGATCCAGTTGGCGCTGACGGGCGGAAATGAAACACAGGCGCGCGAATTGCTGATGGCTTCTGCCGGCCCAGCCGTGACCGCGTGGCAGGAGGCGCTGGACGACAACATTGCTTTGCAGGAAGCCACCAGCTTGGCGCAATACCACGATGCAGAAGCCAACTACATACAGGCGCGCACTGTGCTGCTGTCGGCCAATGCCTTGAGCGTGGCGCTGGCCATCGTGCTGGCGTGGTGGGTGACACGTTCCATCACCCACCAGTTGGGCGGAGAGCCGAGCGACGCCGCACAACTGGCCCAAAGCGTGGCCAATGGCAATCTGGCAACCACCATCCACCTGAAGGCGGGTGACCGCAGCAGCATGCTGGCACAACTCAAAGTCATGCAAGAGAGTCTGTCCAAGGTGGTGTCCTCGGTGCGTGCAGGCTCCGAAGCCGTAGCCGCTGCCAGCGCACAGATTGCTCAGGGCAATAACGACCTCTCCGGGCGCACGGAGGAACAAGCCAGTGCGCTCGAAGAAACCGCCGCCTCCATGGAAGAACTGAGTTCCACCGTCACACAAAACGCCGACAACGCCCGTCAGGCCAACCAACTGGCACAAAGCGCATCCACGGTGGCCATTCAAGGCGGCCAGGTGGTGGGCCAGGTCGTCGAGACCATGAAGGGCATCAACGAATCCAGCCGCAAGATCAGCGACATCATCAGCGTCATCGACGGCATTGCCTTCCAGACCAACATCCTGGCGTTGAACGCCGCAGTGGAAGCCGCGCGGGCGGGCGAACAAGGCCGTGGCTTTGCCGTGGTGGCCGCAGAGGTACGCTCCCTGGCCGGGCGCAGCGCCGAGGCTGCCAAAGAGATCAAATTACTCATCAACGCCAGCGTAGAGAGAGTAGAGTCTGGCAGTGCGCTGGTAGACCAGGCTGGAATGACCATGAGCGAAGTGGTCGGTGCCATCCAACGGGTGACCGATATCATGGGGGAGATCAGTGCTGCCAGCACGGAACAAAGCCAGGGTGTTGAACAGATTGGTGAAGCGGTTTCGCAGATGGACCAAGTGACACAGCAAAATGCGGCACTGGTGGAAGAAATGGCGGCGGCAGCCTCCAGCTTGAAGTCGCAGGCGCAGGAGCTGGTGAAGGTAGTGGCTACATTTGAGCTGTTGCCCGCGAGCGTCTGA
- a CDS encoding chemotaxis protein CheW — translation MNPLSTSGVTATPAAGTDGSPLSKSEFLAFKLGEEEYCIDILRVQEIRSYDPPTRMANAQPFIKGVINLRGVIVPIIDMRLMFSMEHVVYDGFTVVIVLNVGEHVMGIVVDGVSDVITFEPDNLHPAPQFASAISTEHVLAIGSLDDRTLILLDIEKLLISSTTAVPAEVLQ, via the coding sequence CTGAACCCTCTATCCACCAGTGGCGTCACCGCCACGCCAGCCGCTGGCACCGATGGCTCGCCCTTGTCGAAATCCGAGTTCCTGGCCTTCAAGCTCGGAGAGGAGGAGTACTGCATCGACATCCTGCGCGTGCAGGAAATTCGCTCCTACGACCCGCCCACGCGCATGGCTAACGCACAGCCCTTTATCAAAGGGGTGATCAACCTGCGTGGCGTGATCGTGCCCATCATCGACATGCGCTTGATGTTTTCCATGGAACATGTGGTGTATGACGGTTTCACCGTGGTCATCGTTCTCAATGTGGGCGAACACGTCATGGGGATTGTGGTGGACGGCGTGTCCGACGTGATCACCTTTGAGCCGGACAACCTGCACCCGGCGCCCCAGTTCGCTTCCGCCATCAGCACCGAGCACGTTCTAGCGATTGGGTCCCTGGACGACCGCACTTTGATTCTTCTGGATATCGAGAAGCTGCTCATCAGCAGTACCACTGCAGTGCCAGCTGAAGTTTTGCAATAA
- a CDS encoding response regulator: MTKIVVIEEDLAMQALLIEWLDSAGYVVESCDLAHIPTQTALIVASVMNLRGLGAIELKALRRKFPGIPVVALSGQLGRSLSRRSETAKSLGVEALLAKPLSSTELLDAVSKALAHAH, from the coding sequence ATGACGAAAATTGTGGTGATTGAAGAGGATTTGGCCATGCAGGCCTTGCTGATTGAGTGGCTGGACTCTGCAGGTTATGTTGTCGAAAGCTGTGATCTGGCGCACATACCCACCCAAACTGCACTGATTGTTGCCAGCGTGATGAACCTGCGCGGCCTGGGTGCCATCGAACTCAAGGCCTTGCGCAGGAAATTTCCGGGCATTCCGGTGGTAGCGCTTTCCGGGCAACTGGGGCGCAGCCTTTCGCGCCGCTCCGAAACGGCAAAGTCGCTCGGTGTAGAGGCTTTGCTGGCAAAACCACTGTCCAGCACTGAACTCTTAGACGCTGTGTCAAAAGCACTCGCACATGCCCACTAG
- a CDS encoding ATP-binding protein — protein sequence MPTRTQGGQHLRLRIIAIGALVISALVGSAVYDSWQLHEQLKAWNYRALGNLARALSSEANRNFQSVDLLLMDTAVWYQDAALKATPTEIEQALSARVTGLGQVSVLTIVDAQGMQRYRSRDTGRPLTNVADRPYFTTQRDAQFSGLYINEPIVTRSEALPALVMSRRLNDAKGGFAGVVTAIVTLDEFRDMYSTFQMNEGSSLLLTLDDGTLVARNPVIPGLKNDAKFPELALFKSGDAVDRVISPLDGRAKFVAALPVGNHPLIIAITRDEADALAPWVTEMRSAAIRTTLLSLLIIFTIHGLLRQLRKVSLGEQALRESEERYAMTMDAANSGHAEWNIKSDSIFLSEKWRTLHGLATGEPISTIRELIAAVPMHEEDRLPTKEALDEHLAGKSRCIEVEYRVLHADNKWRWIHARAKSLMDAQNRPLRIYCAVADVTERHEALAAKLELERRLQQTQRLESLGTLAGGIAHDFNNILGAILGFGEMAHQKAPPGTDMHRHLSRVMQAGDRARLLVRRILDFSRSGVADHTPVHIQSVVEEAVSMLSPVIPVGVRLRSELAAGNAAVMGDATQLYQVATNLCTNALQAVGDAGAITVRLYHQDVAADKALVLGSLSVGAYVCLEITDTGPGMAPHVLQSMFNPFFTTKKGNEGTGLGLSVVHGVVADHGGAIDVASALGKGTTMYIWLPIEGSGVPHFPPSPLRLTQGQGQTVMVVDDEAALVELTEELLASLGYEPVGFSNAEAALAAFQASPNGFDAVLSDEMLPGMSGSELAARLRALRATVPIILMSGKITPDLEAGVRDGGIDLLLHKPLQLGEIADALQRVVAVNARDGDVTFAKEN from the coding sequence ATGCCCACTAGAACCCAAGGCGGCCAACACTTGCGCCTGCGCATCATCGCGATCGGCGCGCTGGTCATTTCTGCGCTGGTGGGCTCGGCGGTTTACGACAGTTGGCAGTTGCATGAGCAACTGAAGGCCTGGAACTACCGGGCGCTGGGCAATCTGGCGCGGGCCCTGTCCAGCGAAGCCAACCGCAATTTCCAAAGCGTGGACCTGCTGCTGATGGATACCGCCGTCTGGTACCAGGATGCAGCACTCAAAGCGACACCCACCGAGATCGAACAGGCGCTCTCCGCACGCGTCACTGGTTTGGGCCAGGTGAGTGTGCTGACCATTGTGGATGCCCAGGGGATGCAGAGGTATCGCTCACGGGATACGGGGAGACCTCTGACCAATGTGGCGGACCGCCCGTATTTCACAACACAGCGGGACGCTCAATTCAGTGGCCTATACATCAATGAGCCCATCGTCACCCGCTCGGAGGCGCTCCCTGCACTCGTCATGTCGCGGCGACTCAACGACGCCAAAGGCGGCTTTGCCGGAGTAGTCACCGCCATCGTGACCCTGGATGAGTTTCGGGACATGTACTCGACCTTCCAGATGAACGAAGGCAGCTCGCTGCTGCTAACACTGGACGATGGAACCCTGGTGGCGCGCAATCCCGTCATTCCGGGGTTGAAGAACGATGCAAAATTTCCGGAACTCGCACTCTTCAAAAGCGGTGATGCGGTCGACCGCGTCATCAGCCCCCTGGACGGCAGAGCCAAATTTGTCGCCGCATTGCCCGTCGGCAACCACCCACTGATCATTGCCATCACGCGCGACGAAGCGGATGCACTGGCGCCCTGGGTAACGGAGATGCGCAGCGCGGCGATCCGTACCACCTTGTTGTCACTCCTCATCATCTTCACGATCCATGGGCTGCTGCGCCAGCTTCGTAAAGTTTCGCTTGGCGAACAGGCGCTGCGAGAGAGTGAGGAGCGTTACGCCATGACCATGGACGCGGCCAATAGCGGACACGCAGAATGGAACATCAAGAGCGATAGCATTTTTCTGTCGGAAAAGTGGCGCACGCTGCACGGACTGGCAACCGGCGAACCCATATCCACCATTCGTGAACTCATTGCCGCCGTCCCGATGCACGAAGAGGATCGCCTCCCAACCAAGGAGGCGCTCGACGAGCACCTGGCCGGAAAATCCCGTTGCATCGAGGTGGAGTACCGGGTGCTCCATGCAGACAATAAATGGCGCTGGATCCATGCGCGAGCCAAAAGTCTTATGGACGCGCAGAACAGGCCACTGCGCATCTACTGCGCCGTGGCAGACGTCACAGAACGGCATGAGGCGCTGGCAGCCAAACTGGAACTGGAAAGACGCCTGCAACAAACCCAGCGCCTTGAGTCCCTGGGCACGCTGGCGGGCGGGATCGCCCATGACTTCAACAACATCCTGGGGGCAATTCTGGGTTTTGGCGAAATGGCGCATCAGAAGGCACCGCCCGGTACCGACATGCATCGGCACCTGAGCCGCGTCATGCAAGCGGGAGACCGTGCCCGCCTGTTGGTGCGGCGAATATTGGACTTCAGCCGCAGCGGCGTGGCGGACCACACACCGGTTCACATCCAGTCCGTGGTGGAGGAGGCTGTCTCCATGCTCTCGCCCGTTATTCCAGTGGGTGTCCGCTTGCGCAGCGAACTGGCGGCCGGAAATGCGGCCGTGATGGGTGACGCCACCCAGCTCTACCAGGTGGCCACTAACCTGTGCACCAATGCGCTGCAAGCCGTGGGAGACGCGGGTGCCATCACCGTGCGGCTGTATCACCAGGACGTGGCAGCAGACAAGGCGCTGGTGCTGGGCAGCCTCTCCGTCGGCGCCTATGTCTGTCTGGAGATTACGGACACCGGCCCTGGGATGGCGCCGCATGTGCTGCAGTCCATGTTTAACCCGTTTTTCACCACAAAAAAAGGGAACGAAGGTACGGGCCTGGGCCTGTCCGTGGTGCACGGTGTTGTGGCGGACCACGGCGGTGCGATTGACGTGGCATCGGCGCTCGGCAAAGGCACGACCATGTACATCTGGCTACCGATCGAGGGAAGCGGTGTACCCCACTTTCCGCCATCCCCCTTGCGCCTCACTCAGGGCCAGGGGCAGACCGTCATGGTGGTGGACGACGAAGCCGCCTTGGTGGAACTTACCGAAGAGCTGTTGGCCAGCCTGGGCTACGAGCCCGTCGGCTTCAGCAACGCCGAAGCCGCCCTGGCGGCTTTCCAGGCCAGCCCCAACGGATTTGATGCCGTGTTGAGCGACGAGATGTTGCCAGGCATGTCAGGGAGCGAACTGGCGGCACGGTTGCGCGCCCTCCGCGCAACCGTGCCTATCATTCTCATGAGTGGAAAAATCACACCCGATCTGGAAGCAGGTGTACGCGACGGCGGAATAGACCTGCTCCTGCACAAACCGCTGCAGTTGGGGGAAATCGCCGATGCGCTGCAGCGCGTGGTGGCGGTGAACGCGCGGGACGGCGATGTTACATTCGCCAAGGAAAATTAA
- a CDS encoding response regulator has product MKPHILVVDDDPALRELLEEYLGDNELRVTAVANGDAMKKALDESVVDLVVIDLRLNGEDGMQLARGLREKSAIPVIIITGRQEEADRVMGLEMAADDYVTKPFSNRELLARIRAVLRRYQLNPTELSHATSETKRRAYRFAGWELNVLLRRLTTPNGERVELSNGEFNLLLAFCEAPRRVLSRDRLLELSRLHGAEVYDRSIDVSILRLRRKIEENAAEPRYIKTERGAGYLFDTDVDILS; this is encoded by the coding sequence ATGAAGCCACACATTCTTGTCGTTGACGATGACCCCGCCTTGCGGGAACTGCTGGAGGAATACCTCGGCGACAACGAGCTGCGGGTCACTGCAGTGGCCAACGGGGATGCGATGAAGAAGGCGCTGGATGAATCTGTCGTCGACCTGGTGGTGATAGATCTGCGCCTGAATGGCGAAGATGGCATGCAACTGGCCCGCGGACTGCGTGAAAAAAGTGCGATCCCGGTCATCATCATCACAGGAAGGCAGGAAGAAGCGGACCGCGTCATGGGCCTGGAGATGGCCGCCGACGATTACGTCACCAAACCCTTCAGCAACCGTGAACTGCTGGCCAGAATACGCGCGGTGTTGCGCCGCTACCAGCTCAATCCGACGGAGCTCTCCCATGCCACTTCCGAGACCAAACGGCGGGCCTATCGCTTCGCAGGCTGGGAGTTGAACGTGCTGTTGCGGCGGCTCACCACCCCCAACGGGGAACGCGTGGAATTGAGCAACGGCGAGTTCAATCTACTGCTGGCATTCTGTGAAGCACCACGGCGGGTCTTGTCCAGAGACCGGCTTCTGGAACTGTCGCGTTTGCACGGTGCAGAAGTCTATGACCGCTCCATTGATGTTTCGATACTGAGGCTGCGCAGAAAAATTGAGGAGAACGCCGCTGAGCCCCGCTACATCAAGACGGAACGGGGTGCTGGCTACCTTTTCGATACCGATGTCGACATTCTGAGTTGA
- a CDS encoding EAL domain-containing protein — protein sequence MKFQKPVSRESAEWLAFAAVVLLGCALSVFAVLSERNFILKNEHNRLEAQARIVDENLRRQLAGVRSALDSIRKAHLENSPGATGLSIQALRNAMPGVRALALLDKNGHILQSSDEMQDSHLDDADFLRSISKMRDAGTVYVSRPYENTPGTSNIKLSMKVESPPGDTPGVATAILNPAYFDVVMQSVIYAPDMWSSISQRDGFVVLFVPPSLRPGAAIPGLSVVPDDSRMVVQRTIDATQANLDKELVVAVSRSYQEISKPWIRLAIELASLWCVFVLIVGPSIWLLQVKRRSLSVLTEKRAKDAAENAERMELALAGARLGLWDQALPSGLLQVDERAASILGHVDGQPRTILNWRDEIHPDDLDNVVLAFDRHLSGETPRYEAEYRLRHVNGCWVWVQARGKIVERDRQGRPVRILGTRADISASKRHESEIQQLAFYDGLTGLPNRRLLMDRISRAVNLSHRNRQAGAIMFIDLDNFKDLNDTLGHDKGDLLLAQVAARLLEVTRKTDTVARLGGDEFVVLLEELGASDSSVSERAEQIGQNIVQRLSTPYLLSGHEVYSTPSVGVAMFGADTESIDDLMKQADLAMYEAKAAGRNALRLFSPQMQTQAAASVALERDLRGAIARNELHLHYQPIVDADRTMTGVEALVRWNHPRHGPVSPAEFIPLAEKSGLILQIGQWVMEQACEQIRLWGARPESRRLTVSVNISARQMRQPDFVGQVISVLSSSGANPFRLRFELTESMLFSDTEDVIEKMNDLKAMGVGFSLDDFGTGYSSLSYLKRLPLDQLKIDQSFIREALTHTSDATIAKAIVGLAHSLGMLVVAEGVETEAQHTFLAQSHCDSFQGYLYAPPCSAERITALLNTQGLDQVH from the coding sequence ATGAAGTTCCAAAAGCCTGTTTCCAGAGAATCTGCGGAGTGGCTCGCGTTTGCCGCAGTCGTCCTGCTTGGTTGTGCACTCAGTGTTTTTGCGGTCCTCTCGGAGCGCAACTTCATTCTGAAGAACGAACACAACCGTCTTGAAGCCCAAGCGCGGATCGTTGACGAGAACCTGCGCCGCCAACTGGCCGGCGTGCGCAGTGCGCTGGACAGCATACGCAAGGCCCATCTGGAAAATAGTCCTGGTGCAACCGGCCTGTCCATCCAGGCGCTGCGTAACGCGATGCCCGGGGTGCGCGCACTCGCACTGCTCGACAAAAATGGGCACATCCTCCAATCCAGCGACGAGATGCAGGACAGCCACCTCGACGACGCCGATTTTCTGCGCAGCATCAGCAAGATGCGGGATGCCGGGACTGTCTATGTCTCGCGCCCCTACGAGAACACACCGGGCACTTCCAATATCAAGTTGTCCATGAAGGTGGAATCCCCCCCGGGCGACACCCCCGGCGTGGCAACCGCCATTCTCAACCCGGCCTATTTCGATGTGGTGATGCAGTCGGTCATCTACGCGCCGGATATGTGGAGCTCCATTTCACAACGCGATGGGTTTGTGGTGCTTTTTGTACCGCCTTCACTGCGGCCTGGTGCAGCCATCCCAGGCCTGAGTGTTGTGCCGGACGACAGCAGGATGGTTGTCCAGCGCACCATTGATGCGACGCAGGCCAATCTGGACAAAGAGCTGGTTGTTGCCGTCAGCAGAAGCTACCAGGAGATCAGCAAACCGTGGATTCGTCTGGCCATCGAATTGGCATCGCTCTGGTGTGTGTTTGTCCTGATCGTAGGCCCCAGCATATGGTTGTTGCAGGTGAAGCGCCGCTCCCTGTCCGTACTGACGGAAAAACGGGCCAAGGATGCTGCCGAAAATGCTGAACGCATGGAGCTTGCGCTGGCGGGTGCGCGTCTGGGCTTGTGGGACCAGGCCTTGCCCAGCGGGCTGCTGCAGGTCGATGAACGCGCTGCAAGCATTCTGGGCCACGTGGATGGCCAGCCCCGGACGATCCTCAACTGGCGGGATGAAATCCACCCGGATGACCTGGACAATGTCGTGCTGGCGTTCGATCGGCACCTGAGCGGCGAAACGCCGCGTTACGAAGCGGAGTACCGCCTGCGCCATGTCAACGGGTGCTGGGTCTGGGTTCAGGCGCGGGGAAAAATTGTTGAACGGGACAGGCAGGGTCGGCCTGTGCGCATACTGGGTACCCGCGCGGACATCAGCGCATCCAAGCGCCATGAGAGTGAGATACAGCAGCTTGCGTTCTACGACGGTTTGACCGGGCTGCCCAATCGGCGCCTGCTGATGGACAGGATCAGCCGTGCGGTCAATCTGTCCCACAGAAACCGCCAAGCCGGTGCAATCATGTTTATAGACCTCGACAATTTCAAGGACCTGAACGACACACTGGGACATGACAAGGGCGATCTGCTGCTGGCCCAGGTGGCCGCGCGTTTGCTGGAAGTGACCCGTAAGACCGACACAGTGGCACGCTTGGGTGGCGATGAATTTGTCGTCCTTCTGGAAGAGCTGGGTGCGAGTGATTCCTCAGTGAGCGAACGTGCGGAGCAGATCGGCCAGAACATTGTGCAGCGCCTGTCCACGCCTTACCTGCTGAGCGGCCATGAGGTGTACAGCACGCCCAGTGTCGGCGTTGCCATGTTCGGTGCGGACACCGAGAGCATTGATGACCTGATGAAACAGGCTGATCTGGCCATGTACGAGGCCAAGGCCGCCGGGCGCAACGCACTGCGCCTGTTCAGTCCGCAGATGCAGACGCAGGCGGCCGCCAGTGTGGCGCTTGAGCGGGACTTGCGGGGCGCCATTGCCCGCAACGAACTGCACTTGCACTACCAGCCGATTGTGGATGCCGACAGAACCATGACCGGCGTGGAAGCGCTGGTGCGCTGGAACCATCCACGCCACGGACCGGTGTCGCCCGCAGAGTTCATTCCGCTGGCCGAGAAGTCCGGGTTGATCCTGCAAATCGGCCAATGGGTCATGGAGCAGGCCTGCGAGCAGATCCGTCTGTGGGGCGCGCGGCCAGAGTCCAGGCGCTTGACGGTCTCGGTCAACATCAGTGCCCGGCAGATGCGCCAGCCCGACTTTGTGGGGCAGGTCATCTCCGTGCTGAGCAGCAGTGGCGCCAATCCCTTCCGGCTGCGGTTTGAGTTGACCGAGAGCATGTTGTTCAGCGACACCGAAGACGTCATCGAAAAAATGAACGACCTCAAGGCGATGGGCGTGGGCTTCTCACTGGACGATTTCGGGACCGGGTATTCGTCGCTCAGTTATTTGAAGCGGCTTCCGTTGGACCAGCTCAAGATCGACCAGTCCTTCATCCGTGAGGCGCTCACCCACACGAGTGATGCCACGATTGCCAAAGCCATTGTGGGCCTGGCACACAGCCTGGGCATGCTCGTGGTGGCCGAAGGGGTTGAAACGGAAGCCCAGCACACGTTCCTGGCGCAAAGCCACTGTGACAGTTTTCAGGGGTACCTCTACGCCCCGCCTTGTTCGGCCGAGAGGATTACAGCGCTGCTAAACACGCAGGGTCTGGATCAGGTCCACTGA